In the Nitrososphaerales archaeon genome, one interval contains:
- a CDS encoding type II toxin-antitoxin system HicA family toxin — MSLPSAGWIEILKALHKIGFDPVGEKGSHIVVQHKDGGSRLCLDKIQLIEEHYMEFRMWCYRRNLRRC, encoded by the coding sequence TTGAGCCTTCCATCTGCTGGTTGGATAGAGATTCTTAAAGCATTGCACAAGATAGGTTTTGATCCCGTAGGAGAGAAGGGCAGTCATATAGTTGTGCAGCATAAAGATGGTGGTTCACGGTTGTGCCTAGACAAGATCCAGCTGATAGAGGAACACTATATGGAATTCAGGATGTGGTGCTATCGGAGGAATTTGCGGCGTTGTTAA